In Reinekea thalattae, a genomic segment contains:
- the ylqF gene encoding ribosome biogenesis GTPase YlqF, producing the protein MAKINWFPGHMAKARRQISDIIPKIDVVIEVLDARIPHSSMNPILTKVRRDKPVLRLLSKADLADPEVTQRWVEFLSSEKGIHVVPIVMQDRKQLAKIPDYCRNLAPHRGGLAKPVRSVVVGIPNVGKSTLINGLAGKKIARVGDEPAVTRNQQRIQIADDFTLMDTPGIMWPSPESELGGYRLAASGAIRDTAVEYEDIALFAVDYLAQRYPEALKTRYKIETLADSSMACMEQIARQRACIRGREVDWHKVSEIVLKDLRSGALGRISLEEVDNEVLYRDLLEEG; encoded by the coding sequence ATGGCAAAAATTAATTGGTTTCCTGGTCATATGGCGAAAGCTCGCCGTCAAATCAGCGATATTATTCCAAAGATCGATGTTGTTATCGAAGTACTTGATGCGCGGATTCCGCATTCCAGTATGAATCCTATTTTAACCAAGGTGCGTCGTGATAAGCCGGTGCTACGTCTGCTCAGTAAAGCGGATTTGGCCGATCCTGAGGTGACTCAACGTTGGGTTGAGTTTTTATCGAGCGAAAAGGGTATTCATGTTGTGCCTATTGTTATGCAAGATCGTAAGCAGTTGGCAAAAATTCCAGATTACTGTCGAAATTTAGCGCCGCACCGTGGCGGCTTAGCAAAGCCTGTGCGTAGTGTTGTTGTCGGCATCCCAAATGTTGGCAAGTCGACGTTAATCAATGGTTTGGCAGGCAAAAAGATCGCGCGGGTTGGTGATGAGCCTGCTGTGACTCGTAACCAACAGCGTATTCAGATTGCAGACGACTTTACCCTGATGGATACACCAGGAATTATGTGGCCATCGCCTGAAAGCGAATTAGGCGGCTATCGGTTAGCTGCCAGTGGTGCGATTCGTGACACCGCTGTCGAATATGAAGATATAGCGTTGTTCGCGGTCGACTATCTCGCCCAGCGTTATCCAGAAGCACTCAAAACTCGTTATAAGATCGAAACTCTCGCTGATAGCTCAATGGCCTGTATGGAACAGATCGCACGGCAGCGTGCCTGCATTCGAGGTCGTGAGGTTGATTGGCATAAGGTCAGTGAAATTGTCTTAAAGGATCTACGCTCTGGCGCGTTGGGTCGTATCAGCCTTGAAGAGGTCGATAACGAAGTTCTTTATCGAGATCTGCTTGAAGAAGGTTAA
- a CDS encoding outer membrane beta-barrel protein encodes MIKSITTSLITVFISIPLVMADEVPQDKRSGFYLSGGIGLHYMNYDLLINDGLYASETNYGAVSSVKIGGYLTPQFALYYVRDAAWWNDEDVDSTMLTGLAGIGGSYYFSPNTPSTFLEFGLGVGDIQNTTYSTGESGGAVMIGLGREITPHIQLSGNILSTSIDDSYYSNVIYETSAIYVKLEFKL; translated from the coding sequence ATGATCAAATCAATTACGACCAGCTTAATCACCGTGTTCATTTCAATCCCATTAGTAATGGCGGATGAAGTGCCACAAGACAAGCGCAGTGGCTTTTACCTAAGCGGTGGCATTGGACTTCATTACATGAATTATGACTTACTTATTAATGATGGCCTATACGCATCAGAAACTAACTACGGTGCTGTAAGCTCTGTCAAAATAGGTGGTTATCTCACACCTCAATTCGCCCTTTATTATGTCCGTGATGCCGCTTGGTGGAATGATGAAGATGTTGATTCAACTATGCTAACAGGCTTAGCAGGTATCGGTGGCTCTTACTACTTCTCACCAAATACGCCTAGTACTTTCTTGGAATTTGGGTTAGGCGTCGGCGACATTCAAAACACTACGTACTCGACAGGGGAGTCCGGTGGTGCAGTGATGATTGGCCTAGGAAGAGAAATCACCCCACATATCCAGCTATCTGGTAATATTTTAAGCACCAGCATTGATGACAGTTACTACAGCAATGTAATCTATGAAACATCAGCCATTTACGTAAAATTAGAATTCAAATTATAA
- a CDS encoding acylphosphatase, with amino-acid sequence MRQYVKAWVYGKVQGVGYRLYCKKRARELNIEGYALNLADGRVEVFMCGSTEAIGEMIESLHEGPVFAKVLGVDVEPCEPTKVQGFMTG; translated from the coding sequence ATGCGGCAGTATGTAAAAGCTTGGGTATACGGCAAAGTGCAGGGAGTGGGATATCGACTGTATTGTAAAAAGCGTGCGCGCGAGTTAAATATTGAAGGCTATGCATTAAATCTTGCCGATGGCCGTGTTGAGGTGTTCATGTGTGGCTCAACAGAAGCGATAGGCGAAATGATTGAGTCTCTGCACGAAGGGCCGGTTTTTGCCAAAGTACTGGGGGTCGATGTTGAGCCGTGTGAGCCAACAAAAGTACAGGGTTTTATGACCGGTTGA
- a CDS encoding TsoY family (seleno)protein, producing MIRRNPNLNYHPSYWLAALGAGGTAVSFFMYLMWMVPHKSTPIPTFADLQAQLSTGGIVTSISIAAIIAIIGFSILHLVLLGWNILESLAHKKDLDALNNTPAELQKMAIPLTFAMTINVFFILGALFVPGLWNYVEYLFPGAIVAFGIVAFFATRQFGNYMAHIIHNGGHKSHEHNHLSGLISVFTFSMVAVGFAASSAMSHVGATVAVATTLSIAFAVFAVVLAIIVLTHGLNAMMEHGLAHPASPSIWMLIPILTLLGITWVRLSHGLTHEYGVESSAGDLFLPLTILFSLQIGVLALGYKVMKANGYLKAYIQGDQESPVSFGLICPGVALFVLGMFWWHIGWVKTGVIAQFSPIYWLGMALLFVVQLITVVALLKLSNKLLRHPADRTLAHA from the coding sequence ATGATTCGCAGAAACCCAAACCTAAATTATCATCCAAGCTATTGGCTCGCCGCGCTAGGTGCTGGCGGCACCGCGGTAAGCTTCTTTATGTATCTGATGTGGATGGTGCCACACAAAAGCACGCCGATTCCGACCTTTGCAGATTTACAGGCGCAACTCAGTACGGGTGGCATTGTCACTTCGATCAGTATTGCCGCCATTATTGCGATTATCGGTTTTTCGATTTTGCATTTAGTCCTACTTGGCTGGAACATTCTTGAAAGCCTTGCTCACAAAAAAGACCTCGATGCTCTTAATAACACCCCAGCAGAACTGCAAAAAATGGCCATTCCACTGACCTTTGCAATGACGATTAATGTGTTCTTCATTCTTGGAGCTTTATTTGTACCTGGGCTTTGGAACTACGTTGAGTACCTATTCCCAGGAGCCATCGTTGCATTCGGCATTGTCGCATTTTTCGCAACCCGACAGTTTGGCAACTATATGGCTCACATCATTCATAACGGTGGCCACAAAAGCCATGAACATAATCATCTATCCGGTTTGATCAGTGTTTTTACCTTTTCAATGGTTGCCGTCGGCTTTGCGGCCTCATCTGCCATGTCTCATGTTGGCGCCACCGTTGCCGTAGCAACAACACTAAGCATTGCCTTTGCGGTATTTGCTGTTGTGCTGGCGATCATTGTTTTGACTCACGGCTTAAATGCCATGATGGAGCACGGCTTAGCACACCCGGCCTCACCTAGTATCTGGATGCTTATTCCAATCTTGACGCTTTTAGGTATCACCTGGGTACGCTTGTCTCATGGCCTAACTCACGAATACGGCGTTGAAAGCAGTGCTGGCGATCTATTTTTACCCTTGACGATTTTATTCTCGCTACAGATTGGCGTACTGGCCTTAGGCTATAAAGTCATGAAAGCCAATGGCTATTTAAAAGCCTATATTCAAGGAGATCAGGAAAGCCCTGTCAGCTTTGGCTTAATTTGCCCAGGCGTCGCTCTGTTTGTACTAGGCATGTTTTGGTGGCACATCGGCTGGGTTAAAACGGGGGTTATCGCTCAATTCAGCCCTATTTATTGGCTTGGCATGGCGCTTTTGTTTGTAGTTCAGCTAATCACCGTGGTCGCGTTGCTTAAGTTATCGAATAAATTACTTCGCCACCCTGCTGATCGGACTCTAGCACACGCTTAG
- the ttcA gene encoding tRNA 2-thiocytidine(32) synthetase TtcA: protein MTEFNTAKDKLEYNKLHKRLRRETGRAIADFNMIEQGDKVMVCLSGGKDSFTMLDILLNLQKSAPVDFELVAVNLDQKQPGFPEHILPEYLKSVGVPFHILERDTYSIVQETVPEGKTTCGICSRLRRSTIYAFADQIGANKVALGHHRDDIIETLFLNMFHGGKLKAMPPKLLSDSGTNVLIRPLAYCKESDIERYAQIRDFPIIPCNLCGSQENLQRQNIKAMCRDWDKQFPGRIDNIFRSMANISPSQLADQELYNFKSLTASNIPLAPQSTDSPYAPMSTTKVNTWEPNISE, encoded by the coding sequence ATGACCGAATTTAATACCGCTAAAGACAAATTGGAATACAACAAACTGCATAAGCGGTTAAGACGCGAAACAGGCCGAGCCATTGCCGATTTTAATATGATCGAGCAAGGCGATAAGGTCATGGTTTGCCTATCTGGCGGTAAAGACTCGTTCACCATGCTCGACATCCTGTTGAATTTGCAAAAGAGCGCTCCTGTAGACTTTGAATTGGTCGCGGTGAACCTAGATCAAAAGCAACCCGGCTTTCCTGAGCATATTTTGCCTGAGTATTTGAAGTCAGTTGGCGTGCCTTTCCATATTTTAGAGCGCGACACCTACAGTATCGTGCAAGAAACAGTGCCTGAAGGTAAAACTACCTGTGGTATCTGTTCGCGACTACGGCGCAGTACAATCTACGCGTTTGCAGACCAAATAGGCGCAAATAAAGTCGCTCTGGGGCATCATCGTGACGACATTATTGAAACACTGTTTTTGAATATGTTTCATGGCGGTAAGCTCAAGGCGATGCCGCCTAAGCTACTCAGCGACAGCGGTACGAATGTGCTGATACGTCCTTTGGCTTATTGCAAAGAAAGCGATATCGAGCGCTACGCGCAGATTCGTGACTTCCCGATTATTCCGTGTAACCTTTGCGGCTCGCAAGAAAACCTGCAACGACAAAATATCAAAGCCATGTGCCGTGATTGGGACAAGCAATTTCCAGGTAGAATTGATAACATCTTCCGTTCGATGGCCAATATATCGCCTTCGCAATTGGCCGACCAAGAGCTGTATAATTTTAAATCCCTCACCGCCAGCAACATCCCTCTGGCACCTCAATCGACGGATAGCCCCTACGCTCCGATGAGTACAACCAAGGTCAATACTTGGGAACCAAACATCAGCGAGTAA
- a CDS encoding gamma-glutamylcyclotransferase family protein produces the protein MHYIFGYGSLICGDSRSRTGVTANAYAIEVEGIARRWSAYIPSWSGTAVSAHLDPKSRCNGVYFAVDDENLALFDEREYGYRRVALPWQAVMPLDQTPLPRDGTLWVYVGNSVDIPSPEKPILQSYLDVIINGCLDIDESFARRFIELTGQWGHLVNDRDAPLYLRPLARKSSTARIDELLNKQLPAGVSDDYQGKPL, from the coding sequence ATGCACTACATTTTTGGCTACGGCAGCCTCATATGCGGCGATAGTCGTTCCCGAACCGGCGTTACAGCTAACGCCTATGCTATAGAAGTAGAGGGCATTGCCCGTCGCTGGTCGGCGTACATTCCTAGCTGGAGTGGCACCGCAGTCAGCGCTCACCTAGACCCAAAAAGCCGCTGCAATGGGGTTTATTTTGCCGTCGATGATGAAAACTTGGCATTATTTGATGAGCGTGAATATGGCTATCGGCGTGTTGCGCTGCCTTGGCAGGCTGTCATGCCGCTGGATCAAACGCCTCTACCCAGAGATGGAACACTTTGGGTTTATGTCGGCAACAGCGTCGACATTCCAAGCCCAGAAAAACCGATTCTGCAAAGCTATTTAGATGTCATTATAAATGGCTGCTTAGACATTGATGAATCCTTTGCTCGTCGCTTTATTGAACTGACAGGCCAATGGGGACATTTGGTCAATGACCGCGATGCACCACTTTATCTACGCCCTCTTGCCCGCAAGAGCAGTACCGCCCGAATCGACGAGCTGCTGAATAAGCAACTGCCAGCAGGCGTCAGCGATGACTATCAGGGCAAGCCGCTGTAA
- the nudC gene encoding NAD(+) diphosphatase, whose amino-acid sequence MLYELDQHQIDFPKQAPALGADSKVIVWQGTQLLVSGQDIAWRYSQLVDVELDAIEFVALLDGKGYFTASLTQGQLDGQLATLRDIAVISETAFSLCARARSLLDWANQHRFCGQCGQATQRIVGEPATSCEPCGVRFYPRISPCVIVLITRGDEVLLAQGRRHRGAGMYGAVAGFIEAGESAEQAVIREVREELGVEVAQIRYQNSQAWPFPNQLMLGYTAEYASGQIVPEVQEIVDAAWFNIHSLPKYPPTTTIAGWLIRQYQLERQAGR is encoded by the coding sequence ATGCTTTATGAATTAGATCAGCATCAAATCGATTTTCCAAAGCAAGCGCCTGCGTTAGGCGCTGACAGTAAAGTCATTGTTTGGCAGGGCACTCAGTTGCTGGTTTCGGGGCAAGATATTGCTTGGCGTTACTCTCAATTGGTTGATGTTGAGCTTGATGCTATTGAGTTTGTCGCGCTGTTGGATGGAAAGGGTTATTTCACAGCAAGCTTAACTCAAGGGCAGCTTGATGGGCAGCTTGCCACCTTACGAGACATTGCCGTCATCAGTGAGACGGCCTTTTCACTGTGTGCGAGAGCCAGAAGCTTATTGGATTGGGCTAATCAACATCGGTTTTGCGGTCAGTGTGGCCAAGCTACCCAGCGTATCGTGGGTGAACCAGCGACCAGTTGCGAGCCCTGTGGTGTTCGTTTTTATCCGCGTATTTCGCCTTGCGTTATCGTACTGATTACGCGTGGTGATGAGGTTTTGTTGGCGCAAGGCCGGCGTCATCGAGGAGCCGGTATGTATGGCGCTGTTGCTGGCTTTATTGAGGCTGGAGAATCTGCAGAGCAGGCGGTGATTCGTGAAGTGCGAGAGGAGTTGGGCGTTGAAGTTGCTCAGATTCGTTATCAAAATAGCCAGGCTTGGCCGTTTCCGAATCAGTTGATGTTGGGTTATACCGCCGAATATGCGTCCGGCCAGATCGTGCCAGAGGTACAGGAGATCGTTGATGCAGCTTGGTTCAATATTCACTCTCTACCGAAGTACCCACCAACCACCACCATTGCAGGTTGGCTGATTCGGCAATATCAGCTTGAACGTCAAGCGGGTCGATAA
- the aspS gene encoding aspartate--tRNA ligase translates to MRSLYCGAINSSNIDQTLTISGWVHRRRDHGGVIFLDVRDREGIMQVVFDPDAEESFATADRVRSEYVVEITGLVRARPEGTVNTNMSTGEVEMLGREIKVLNKALTPPFPLDDYSPVGEDVRLKYRYMDLRRPEMQQKLILRSRITSSVRRALEDQGFIDVETPILNRATPEGARDYLVPSRTHPGSFFALPQSPQLFKQLLMVSGFDRYYQIAKCFRDEDLRADRQPEFTQIDIETSFLDEDGIMAITETMIRALFKEVLDVEFGDFQRMPFSEAMEKYGSDKPDLRIPLELVSVNDLMESVEFKVFSGPAKDAAGRVAALKVPGGNSLTRKQIDDYTKYVSIYGAKGLAYIKVNDVTKLEDGDDCGLQSPIVKFLPVDVRKALLERLEAKDGDLIFFGADKAKIVNDALGALRCKIGEDLDLYTAEWAPLWVVDFPMFEETGDGNLTALHHPFTMPSCSPEELVANPLNALSKAYDMVLNGMELGGGSIRIHDEAMQNTVFDVLNISKEEQEEKFGFLLSALRYGCPPHGGLAFGLDRLVMLMTKSESIREVIAFPKTQTAACVLTEAPGHVDSEQLKELNIRVRKETAEKK, encoded by the coding sequence ATGCGAAGCCTGTATTGCGGAGCCATAAATAGCTCAAACATTGACCAGACATTAACTATTAGCGGTTGGGTTCATCGTCGTCGTGACCACGGTGGTGTCATTTTTTTAGATGTTCGAGATCGTGAAGGCATCATGCAGGTGGTATTTGACCCGGACGCTGAAGAAAGCTTTGCAACTGCCGATCGCGTTCGTAGTGAATATGTCGTTGAAATTACCGGCCTTGTGCGTGCGCGCCCAGAAGGCACAGTAAACACCAACATGTCGACCGGTGAAGTCGAAATGCTGGGTCGTGAAATTAAAGTGCTAAACAAAGCACTAACACCGCCGTTCCCGTTGGATGATTATTCACCTGTTGGTGAAGATGTTCGTTTGAAGTATCGCTACATGGATTTGCGTCGTCCTGAGATGCAGCAAAAGCTGATTTTGCGTTCACGTATTACTTCGAGTGTGCGTCGTGCGTTGGAAGACCAAGGCTTTATTGACGTTGAAACCCCGATTTTGAACCGAGCAACGCCAGAAGGCGCGCGTGACTACTTAGTACCATCGCGCACCCATCCGGGCTCGTTCTTTGCACTGCCGCAGTCACCTCAGCTATTCAAACAGCTGTTAATGGTGTCGGGTTTTGATCGCTATTATCAGATCGCAAAATGTTTCCGCGATGAAGATTTGCGTGCAGACCGTCAGCCTGAATTTACTCAGATCGATATCGAAACGTCATTCTTAGATGAAGACGGCATTATGGCGATTACCGAAACCATGATTCGTGCGTTGTTTAAAGAAGTCTTGGATGTTGAGTTCGGCGACTTCCAACGTATGCCATTCTCTGAAGCGATGGAAAAATACGGCAGTGACAAGCCTGACTTACGTATCCCATTGGAGTTAGTGTCTGTTAACGACCTAATGGAATCTGTTGAATTTAAAGTATTCTCAGGCCCTGCAAAAGATGCAGCTGGCCGCGTTGCTGCCTTAAAAGTACCGGGTGGTAACAGCCTAACGCGTAAGCAGATCGATGATTACACCAAGTACGTTAGCATCTACGGCGCTAAAGGCTTGGCGTACATCAAGGTTAACGATGTCACCAAGTTAGAAGATGGCGATGACTGTGGTTTGCAATCGCCGATTGTTAAATTCTTACCGGTCGATGTCCGTAAAGCGTTGCTTGAGCGTTTAGAAGCTAAAGATGGCGACCTAATCTTCTTCGGTGCCGATAAAGCGAAAATCGTTAACGATGCGCTAGGTGCCTTGCGTTGTAAGATTGGTGAAGATCTAGATCTTTATACTGCAGAGTGGGCGCCATTATGGGTTGTCGATTTCCCAATGTTTGAAGAAACCGGTGATGGTAACTTAACTGCATTGCACCACCCGTTCACCATGCCTTCATGCTCACCAGAAGAGTTGGTCGCTAACCCGCTCAACGCCTTGTCTAAAGCATACGATATGGTGCTTAACGGTATGGAACTTGGTGGTGGCTCGATTCGTATTCATGATGAAGCGATGCAGAACACTGTCTTCGATGTATTGAACATCAGCAAAGAAGAGCAGGAAGAGAAGTTCGGTTTCTTATTGTCTGCACTGCGTTATGGTTGCCCGCCGCATGGTGGCTTAGCCTTTGGTTTGGATCGTCTGGTTATGTTGATGACAAAGTCTGAATCCATTCGTGAAGTGATTGCGTTCCCGAAAACTCAAACGGCCGCCTGTGTATTGACTGAAGCACCGGGCCATGTCGACAGTGAACAGCTTAAAGAGTTGAACATTCGCGTTCGTAAAGAAACCGCAGAGAAAAAATAG
- the dctP gene encoding TRAP transporter substrate-binding protein DctP yields the protein MKLAWITLTLCGCLTFANATVLKIATEYPDGNAILSELRMAGERIEQATEGRVSFKFYPGGVMGDALAVRRKIRIGQLNGTFIHSTAFSYEYKNAQVLNAPLLFRSFEEVDLVRAQFDDELNQGFIDSGWHTFGLIEGGFAYLMSANKVHGMEQLKQQKLWLPANDPLSEKIAKAFEINPFSLSIGDVLTGLQTGALNAFLAPPTGAIVLQWYTQADYLLDAPFMYIYGVIALSERTVASLSESDFYLVEQELTALSQRLNDLARAENIRAFDALSSLGISTVSLDDDFRHAIESEADEATDKLISSGEFDRDLYQRISDVLTDYRNP from the coding sequence ATGAAACTAGCCTGGATAACGTTAACGCTTTGCGGTTGCTTAACGTTCGCGAATGCGACCGTGCTTAAAATAGCCACCGAATATCCGGACGGCAATGCTATTTTGTCTGAGTTACGGATGGCCGGTGAGCGTATTGAACAAGCGACAGAAGGGCGAGTTAGCTTTAAGTTTTACCCTGGTGGCGTTATGGGTGACGCTTTAGCGGTGCGGCGAAAAATTCGTATTGGGCAATTAAATGGCACCTTCATCCACAGCACTGCCTTCTCTTATGAATATAAGAATGCGCAAGTTCTAAATGCGCCGCTGTTGTTTCGCAGCTTTGAGGAGGTGGATTTAGTTCGCGCTCAGTTTGATGACGAGCTAAATCAAGGCTTTATTGATAGTGGCTGGCATACCTTTGGCTTAATCGAGGGCGGTTTTGCTTACTTGATGTCGGCTAATAAAGTACACGGTATGGAGCAGCTAAAGCAGCAAAAGCTGTGGCTGCCTGCCAACGACCCGCTGTCTGAAAAAATAGCCAAGGCATTTGAAATAAACCCCTTTAGTTTGAGTATTGGTGATGTTTTAACAGGCTTGCAAACTGGCGCGTTGAATGCGTTTTTAGCCCCTCCGACCGGTGCCATTGTGTTGCAGTGGTATACACAGGCTGATTATTTGTTAGATGCGCCCTTTATGTATATTTACGGTGTGATTGCATTGTCTGAGCGTACCGTTGCTAGCCTGTCTGAATCAGATTTTTATCTGGTAGAGCAGGAGCTCACCGCCTTGAGTCAACGTTTAAATGACCTTGCACGAGCGGAAAATATTCGCGCCTTCGATGCATTATCTAGCCTGGGCATTAGTACGGTAAGTCTTGATGACGACTTCCGTCACGCGATCGAAAGTGAAGCCGATGAGGCGACTGACAAGTTGATATCCTCAGGTGAGTTCGATCGGGATTTGTATCAGCGTATAAGTGATGTATTAACTGACTATCGAAACCCTTAA
- a CDS encoding TRAP transporter large permease, which produces MNAIVVPLIIAVALIGTPLFIIILAGAAYGFWSVQIDLMVLPIEIFRLTENTLLISLPLFTFAGYLLSESKTADRMVNLTQAALGWLPGGMILISLLACSFFTLLTGGSGVTIVALGALLVPALKSAGYSEKFSMGLITTSGSLGLLLPPAIPLILYGVVAQQMDIADVDIKDLFVAGLIPAGIMVLALWGYGLWSQRHQPVPLTPFVIREVLKQLWLSKWELGIPLIIALGLISGWLVISDIAAITALYVLIIEVFVYRDIKLSSLPRIAADAMKMVGGILLILAVALAFTNLLVDLQIPTRVFDFIQAHIDSRWVFLLCLNVALLLLGAVLDIFAALIIIVPLILPVAMEYGIDPVHLGIIFVANMQIGYFTPPVGMNLFIASYRFKKSMTELYAATIPMMLVLMLVVLLITFWPDMVLFLVR; this is translated from the coding sequence ATGAATGCTATTGTTGTACCGCTGATTATTGCGGTTGCGTTAATTGGTACGCCACTTTTTATTATCATTCTTGCTGGAGCCGCTTACGGCTTTTGGTCGGTGCAAATTGATCTGATGGTATTGCCAATAGAAATATTTCGGCTGACAGAAAATACCTTGCTGATCTCTCTACCTCTTTTTACCTTTGCGGGTTATTTGCTGAGCGAGAGTAAAACAGCGGATCGAATGGTTAATTTGACGCAAGCAGCGTTGGGCTGGTTACCGGGCGGGATGATCTTGATTTCGCTCTTGGCCTGTTCGTTCTTTACGTTATTAACCGGCGGCTCTGGCGTTACCATCGTCGCGTTAGGCGCTTTATTGGTTCCTGCGTTAAAGAGTGCTGGTTACAGCGAAAAGTTTTCGATGGGCTTAATTACCACCTCTGGTAGTTTAGGTTTGCTGTTACCGCCGGCGATACCGTTGATTCTCTACGGCGTTGTTGCGCAGCAAATGGATATCGCCGATGTTGATATTAAAGACTTATTTGTCGCGGGTTTAATTCCAGCTGGCATTATGGTGTTGGCGTTATGGGGTTATGGCTTATGGAGCCAGCGACACCAGCCAGTGCCTTTGACACCCTTTGTTATCCGCGAGGTGCTAAAACAGCTCTGGCTGTCCAAATGGGAGCTTGGAATACCGCTGATTATCGCGCTTGGCTTGATCAGTGGTTGGTTGGTGATTAGCGATATTGCAGCTATTACGGCGCTTTATGTATTGATCATTGAGGTCTTTGTGTATCGGGATATCAAGTTATCGAGCTTGCCGCGTATTGCTGCCGATGCCATGAAGATGGTCGGCGGTATTTTATTGATTCTGGCGGTAGCCTTAGCCTTTACTAACCTGTTAGTAGATCTACAGATTCCGACTCGGGTTTTCGACTTTATTCAGGCGCATATTGATTCACGCTGGGTATTCCTACTTTGCTTAAACGTCGCCCTGTTATTGCTTGGGGCGGTGTTGGATATCTTTGCTGCGCTAATTATTATCGTGCCGCTCATATTGCCGGTAGCGATGGAATACGGCATTGATCCTGTTCACCTAGGCATTATTTTCGTAGCAAATATGCAAATAGGTTACTTTACGCCGCCAGTCGGTATGAATCTGTTTATTGCCAGCTATCGGTTTAAAAAATCAATGACAGAGTTGTACGCCGCTACAATTCCGATGATGCTGGTATTGATGCTGGTGGTTCTTTTGATTACCTTTTGGCCTGATATGGTGCTCTTCTTAGTGAGATGA
- the fnr gene encoding fumarate/nitrate reduction transcriptional regulator Fnr, giving the protein MALSTACKNCSLHPLCLPLSLTADDMDLLDAIIKRGRPMQKGEHLFYQGDEFKSIFAVRTGTIKTYTLTNDGEEQITGFHLASELVGLESFDMVTYPASAKVLETTNVCEIPVDRLDDLAGKMPELRRQLMRLMGKELREEQQMMLLLSKKSAEERIASFLINLAARFKHRGFSGTSFRLTMSRADIANYLGLAVETVSRVFTRFQKQGLLEHTGSAKDIVISDFEGLTAIASLAECERVELGID; this is encoded by the coding sequence ATGGCACTGTCAACCGCCTGCAAGAACTGTAGCCTGCACCCTTTATGCCTACCGCTGTCTTTGACCGCTGATGATATGGACCTATTGGATGCCATTATCAAACGGGGCCGGCCGATGCAAAAGGGTGAGCATCTGTTTTATCAGGGTGATGAGTTTAAGTCGATCTTCGCAGTCCGTACCGGTACGATTAAAACTTACACATTGACCAACGACGGCGAAGAACAGATCACGGGCTTCCATTTAGCCAGCGAACTGGTTGGACTCGAAAGCTTCGACATGGTGACCTATCCAGCCTCTGCAAAGGTATTAGAAACAACTAACGTCTGTGAAATTCCTGTTGATCGATTAGATGACCTTGCAGGCAAAATGCCCGAACTGCGCCGCCAACTCATGCGCCTGATGGGTAAAGAGCTGCGCGAAGAACAGCAAATGATGCTGTTGCTGAGCAAAAAAAGCGCAGAAGAGCGTATTGCGTCATTCTTAATCAATCTAGCGGCTCGCTTTAAGCATCGCGGTTTTTCAGGCACCTCGTTCCGCCTTACGATGTCGCGTGCTGACATTGCCAACTATTTAGGCTTGGCAGTCGAAACCGTTAGCCGAGTCTTCACTCGCTTTCAGAAGCAGGGCTTACTGGAGCACACTGGCAGCGCTAAAGACATCGTCATTAGTGACTTTGAAGGACTGACGGCTATTGCATCACTCGCCGAATGCGAACGCGTTGAACTGGGCATCGACTAG
- a CDS encoding TRAP transporter small permease, translating to MNYIASYWAAVERALLIFVLLAMILLAVTQILLRNFVGISLFWIDPFNRLLVLWLALLGAMVATREREHISIDLLRHYSDRLWFKTLQRIAYFFSALVCALVAFHSSRFVYDEFVYQTTTFSNLPAWPFQLIMPIGFLVMALRFAHALVGGTKLTHPKTHTNISGNKRTVQ from the coding sequence TTGAATTATATTGCTAGCTATTGGGCTGCCGTTGAACGAGCATTGTTAATTTTTGTATTGTTGGCGATGATTCTGCTTGCCGTCACTCAGATCCTATTGCGTAATTTTGTCGGTATAAGCCTTTTTTGGATTGATCCCTTTAATCGCCTGTTAGTGCTTTGGTTAGCGCTTTTAGGTGCCATGGTTGCGACTCGTGAACGAGAGCATATCTCTATCGATTTACTACGCCATTATTCAGATCGACTTTGGTTTAAAACGTTGCAGCGTATTGCTTACTTTTTCTCAGCCTTAGTCTGCGCTCTAGTGGCCTTCCATTCTAGCCGTTTTGTTTATGACGAATTTGTTTATCAAACGACAACCTTTTCTAATTTGCCTGCTTGGCCATTCCAATTAATTATGCCGATTGGCTTTTTAGTCATGGCGCTGCGTTTTGCTCATGCGTTAGTCGGTGGTACAAAATTAACTCATCCAAAGACTCATACAAATATAAGTGGTAACAAAAGGACTGTTCAATGA